A stretch of the Perca flavescens isolate YP-PL-M2 chromosome 3, PFLA_1.0, whole genome shotgun sequence genome encodes the following:
- the cep57 gene encoding centrosomal protein of 57 kDa isoform X2 produces MEMLSKTPGADATREKDLCPPPAPSGVVSDSLSLPSYREYPAHRPFINTLLQHTPQTRTHHLCRPSSPSKAFPETSSAEILSALRNLQEKIKRLELEKGHAELSLQTLGEDASHTHLQSDKVTQRLLKDHTDTKREISGQSNCNQVLITHLAAAESRCVKLERQLDHMRRMLRSARADRTSLLKQQVAMETAKSADQQSDTVSEHAQLEKLERLEQEYLRLTRTQNNAEMKLRELEMKLQEEEHQRKLVQDKANQLQTGLETNRILLQSVSPCLSSRQSKEKKSNSKKSSPQQSSYTQPHYRLSLRDVPFVAGTSVGCSHSVRANVQSVLSLLKRHQPHLCNSRVLSNNANSYETGGLRHSDSSSSSLSTSGEELSELLQALQEELRLMSLEQDELMRQEEASVSDQERKELQREQERLLLKMERKGEQISKLYKHKTQIKKLRKEANSRRNSGNEVRVITTVSTRGRSKVRPGERSKRNLRLLRDMRALQTSLRT; encoded by the exons ATGGAGATGCTGTCAAAAACACCCGGTGCTGATGCTACGCGGGAGAAG GATCTCTGTCCACCACCAGCCCCCAGTGGAGTAGTATCTGACAGCCTATCACTCCCATCTTATAGAGAGTATCCTGCTCACCGTCCCTTCATCAACACACTTCTGCAGCACACACCCCAAACACGCACACATCACTTGTGTCGCCCTTCATCACCCAGTAAGGCATTCCCAGAGACCAGCAGTGCAG AGATCTTATCTGCCTTGAGGAACCTCCAGGAGAAGATCAAGAGGCTGGAGTTGGAGAAAGGACATGCAGAGCTCAGTCTACAGACTCTGGGGGAAgatgcatcacacacacatctgcagaGTGATAAAGTCACACAGAGACTCTTAAAggatcacacagacacaaaaagagaGATAAGTGGCCAGTCCAACTGCAATCAAG TGTTGATCACCCACCTGGCTGCGGCAGAGTCTCGCTGTGTGAAGCTGGAGCGACAGCTGGATCACATGAGGAGGATGTTGCGCAGTGCCAGGGCAGACAGGACCAGCCTGCTCAAACAGCAG GTTGCCATGGAGACAGCCAAGTCAGCTGATCAACAATCTGACACGGTGTCTGAGCATGCCCAGTTGGAGAAGCTGGAGCGACTGGAGCAGGAGTATCTTAGGctgacacgcacacaaaacAACGCTGAG ATGAAGCTTCGGGAGCTGGAGATGAAACTACAGGAGGAGGAGCACCAGAGAAAGCTGGTCCAGGATAAGGCCAATCAG CTACAGACAGGTTTGGAAACCAATAGAATATTGCTGCAGTCAGTGTCCCCTTGCCTGTCCAGCAGACAGTCCAAAGAGAAGAAGTCCAATTCAAAG AAATCTTCACCACAGCAGTCGTCCTACACACAGCCACACTATAGACTGAGCCTCAGAGATGTACCTTTTGTTGCTGGAACG TCAGTAGGCTGCAGCCACTCCGTCAGAGCAAACGTCCAGTCAGTTTTGTCTCTCCTGAAGAGACACCAGCCACACCTCTGCAACAGCCGTGTCCTCTCTAACAACGCAAACAGCTATGAGACGGGTGGTCTCAGGCATTCAGACAGCTCCTCTTCTTCCTTGTCCACTAGCGGGGAGGAGCTATCGGAGCTGCTGCAAGCACTACAGGAGGAGCTGCGACTCATGAGCTT GGAGCAGGACGAGTTGATGAGGCAGGAGGAGGCCAGTGTTTCTGACCAGGAGAGAAAAGAACTTCAGAGGGAGCAGGAGAGGCTGCTCCTGAAaatggaaaggaaaggagagcaGATCAGTAAGCtctacaaacacaaaacacag ATAAAGAAGTTAAGAAAGGAAGCTAATTCCAGGCGCAACAGTGGGAATGAGGTGAGAGTCATTACCACAGTGTCCACTAGAGGTCGCTCTAAAGTTAGACcaggagagaggagcaagaggaaCCTGAGGCTGCTGAGGGACATGAGGGCTCTGCAGACCTCATTACGGACCTGA
- the mre11a gene encoding double-strand break repair protein MRE11, with protein MSSENTLDDEDTFKILIATDIHLGYLEKDAIRCNDSYNTLDEILKCAKTKQVDFILLGGDLFHDNKPSRRCLHTCITMLRRYCMGDTPIHFDILSDQNVNFNTTEFPWVNYQDENLNISIPAFSIHGNHDDPTGAEGLCALDLLSASGLVNHFGHSHSVEKIEISPILMQKGKTKLALYGLGSIPDERLYRMFVNNQVTMLRPKEDQDEWFNLFTIHQNRSKHGPTNYIPEQFLDDFLDLVVWGHEHECLIAPTRNEQQLFYVTQPGSSVATSLSPGEATKKHIGLLRVKGRKMNLEKIPLKTVRQFFIQDVVLADYQDQFTPDTPQVIKKVEDLCYAKVTEMLEEAERERLGCPLTPEKPLIRLRVDYSGGFEVFSTSRFSQKFVERVANPKDIIHFLRRREQKEDIKDEVNVDYGKLLKTTAVEGLRVEDLVKQYFEATEQTVQLSLLTEKGMGKAIQEFVDKDEKDAIEELITYQLEKTQRHLQARGVTTEQDIDTEIRLFRDSKKNTTEEENEIKEAINRAKALRLERGDEPVDPDLSRELALDSDEDSVPFPASTRGRGRGGRGRGGRGRGRGATPSEPKPAGRSRSQKSSATTQSRSIMQAFQAPSQKSSRTSATSNADVEMIIDDSDEDIPVTKASRPPPRPASSSSSFTKYSSQSQSQSSKGIAFDDSDDDDEDDPFKGPSRSRR; from the exons atgtctTCAGAAAACACCTT AGATGATGAGGATACCTTCAAGATCCTGATTGCTACAGACATTCACCTTGGTTACCTCGAGAAGGATGCAATCCGTTGCAATGACTCTTATAACACACTTGATGAAATACTGAAATGTGCCAAGACAAAACAG GTAGATTTCATCCTGCTGGGTGGTGATTTGTTCCACGACAACAAACCGTCACGCCGATGCCTCCACACCTGCATCACTATGCTCAGACGATACTGCATGGGAGACACGCCCATACACTTTGACATTCTCAGTGACCAGAATGTCAACTTCAACACCACCGA GTTCCCGTGGGTTAACTATCAGGATGAAAACCTGAACATCTCTATTCCTGCATTCAGCATTCACGGTAACCATGATGACCCAACTGGG GCTGAAGGTTTGTGTGCGTTGGATCTGCTAAGTGCTTCTGGTCTTGTCAATCACTTTGGTCACTCCCATTCAGTGGAGAAGATAGAGATTAGTCCCATCCTCATGCAGAAAGGCAAAACCAAGCTAGCCTTATATGGTCTCG GCTCTATCCCAGATGAGCGCTTGTACAGGATGTTTGTCAACAACCAGGTCACAATGCTTCGCCCCAAAGAAGACCAAGATGAATGGTTTAACCTCTTCACCATCCACCAGAAtag GAGTAAGCACGGACCCACTAACTACATTCCAGAGCAGTTCCTGGATGACTTTCTCGACTTGGTAGTGTGGGGTCACGAGCATGAGTGTTTGATTGCGCCAACCAGAAATGAACAACAGCTCTTCTATGTGACACAGCCCGGAAGCTCTGTAGCCACTTCCCTGTCCCCTGGAGAGGCGACCAAgaa GCACATAGGGCTGCTGAGGGTGAAAGGTCGTAAGATGAACCTGGAAAAGATCCCCCTAAAGACAGTGCGTCAGTTCTTCATCCAAGATGTTGTGCTGGCTGACTACCAAGACCAATTCACACCTGATACACCCCAGGTCATAAAGAAGGTGGAGGACCTGTGCTATGCAAAG GTCACAGAGATGTTAGAGGAAGCTGAAAGAGAAAGACTTGGATGTCCGCTCACCCCGGAGAAACCTCTTATTCGCCTGAGG GTGGACTACAGTGGAGGCTTTGAGGTGTTCAGCACTTCTCGCTTCAGTCAGAAGTTTGTGGAACGTGTAGCCAACCCGAAAGACATCATTCACTTTCTCAGACGTCGTGAGCAGAAGGAGGACATCAAAG ATGAGGTCAACGTTGACTACGGAAAACTGTTAAAAACCACAGCAGTTGAGGGGCTGAGAGTGGAGGACCTGGTTAAACAGTACTTTGAGGCAACTGAACAG ACAGTGCAGCTGTCCCTTCTGACTGAGAAAGGCATGGGGAAGGCCATTCAGGAGTTTGTAGACAAAGACGAGAAAGACGCCATTGAGGAGCTGATCACTTACCAGTTAGAGAAGACACAACGCCACCTCCAAGCCCGAGGAGTAACCACGGAGCAGGATATAGACACAGAG atCCGGCTATTCAGAGACTCCAAAAAGAACACCACAGAGGAAGAGAATGAAATCAAAGAA gCTATAAACAGAGCCAAAGCTCTCCGTTTGGAGCGTGGCGATGAGCCTGTTGACCCTGATCTATCCAGAGAGCTCGCTTTGGACTCTGACGAAGACTCAGTCCCATTTCCTGCCTCCACACGAGGCAGAGGGCGAGGAGGCAGGGGGCGGGGTGGTCGGGGAAGGGGGAGAG GTGCAACTCCCTCTGAACCAAAGCCAGCAGGTCGGAGCCGTTCCCAGAAATCATCAGCAACAACCCAGAGCAGGAGTATTATGCAAG CATTTCAAGCTCCATCCCAGAAATCATCTCGGACTTCAGCCACATCTAATGCAGATGTAGAA ATGATCATTGATGACTCAGATGAAGATATACCTGTAACGAAAGCTTCCCGACCCCCTCCAAG ACCAGCATCGTCGTCATCTTCCTTCACCAAGTACAGCTCTCAGAGCCAGAGCCAGTCATCTAAAGGAATTGCATTTGatgacagtgatgatgatgatgag GATGATCCATTCAAAGGCCCCAGTCGTTCACGGAGATAA
- the tmprss4a gene encoding transmembrane protease serine 4a isoform X3, whose translation MTAPKTQKDKASKTKRVLLTVVMVVVLLGILVTAGYFIKVLIESKYFFCKRSVKFIPIEKACDGKDDCAGGEDEMTCLSSFKDNTTFPVRLITEQLVLQVYSSGPGWRSVCSDDWTEQNTQTACKQLGYTYKPRNTSVPVDTLTSFLKTGPFTAIRPGTTNTPIHQATIDRSVCSSGSVVSLSCSDCGKVHGEDRIVGGTDAVIEDWPWQVSLQQEGQHTCGGSLVSPSWVVTAAHCFTGSKKELSRWSVVSGRTYMSILGGSCVDRIIVNGNYNSAQNDYDIALIRLCSPITVGVGRKPVCLPPKAFGLPADASMTVTGWGYLKENGNVSPTLQMASLLLIDPAQCSSPTVYGSIITQRMICAGFLQGGVDACQGDSGGPLVYFTSSQWHLVGVVSWGIGCARQGKPGVYSNVEEMLNWIYTVIEDNP comes from the exons ATGACGGCTCCAAAGACTCAGAAAGACAAGGCGTCTAAGACGAAGAGAGTGTTGCTGACTGTCGTAATGGTTGTGGTTTTACTTGGCATACTGGTCACTGCAGGATACTTCA TTAAGGTGCTGATTGAAAGCAAATATTTCTTCTGCAAGCGTTCAGTAAAGTTCATCCCCATAGAAAAAGCCTGTGATGGGAAAGATGACTGTGCTGGAGGAGAGGATGAAATGACATGTCTGTCAAGCTTTAAGGACAACACTACCTTTCCAG TGCGTCTCATAACAGAGCAGCTGGTCCTGCAGGTGTACAGTAGTGGCCCAGGTTGGCGGAGTGTGTGTAGCGACGACTGGACTGAGCAGAACACACAGACAGCATGTAAACAACTGGGCTACACATA TAAACCTCGTAACACCAGTGTCCCAGTGGACACCCTGACGTCTTTCCTAAAAACTGGGCCATTTACAGCTATCAGGCCTGGGACTACAAACACACCCATACATCAGGCTACCATTGACCG CAGTGTATGCAGTTCCGGATCTGTGGTATCTTTGTCTTGTTcag ACTGTGGAAAGGTGCACGGTGAGGACCGTATTGTCGGGGGTACAGATGCTGTCATTGAAGACTGGCCCTGGCAGGTTAGCCTGCAGCAGGAAGGTCAACACACATGTGGAGGCTCACTGGTGTCACCGAGTTGGGTTGTCACTGCCGCCCACTGCTTTACTGG CAGTAAAAAGGAGCTGAGTCGCTGGAGTGTGGTGTCAGGCCGGACATACATGAGCATACTGGGTGGTTCCTGTGTGGACAGGATCATAGTGAATGGAAACTACAATTCAGCACAAAACGACTACGACATTGCACTGATCAGACTCTGCAGCCCAATCACAGTGGGAG TGGGCCGCAAGCCGGTTTGTTTACCTCCTAAAGCATTTGGCCTTCCTGCCGATGCCTCCATGACTGTGACTGGCTGGGGATACCTGAAGGAAAACG GTAATGTTTCTCCTACACTTCAGATGGCCTCTCTCCTTCTGATAGACCCGGCGCAGTGTTCCAGCCCCACAGTGTATGGTAGTATCATAACCCAAAGGATGATCTGTGCTGGTTTCCTGCAGGGGGGAGTGGATGCCTGCCAG GGGGACAGTGGGGGGCCTTTGGTGTACTTCACCTCTTCTCAGTGGCATCTGGTTGGAGTGGTGAGCTGGGGCATTGGCTGTGCTCGGCAGGGAAAGCCAGGTGTCTACAGCAACGTTGAAGAGATGCTAAACTGGATTTATACGGTCATTGAG GATAACCCCTGA
- the cep57 gene encoding centrosomal protein of 57 kDa isoform X1, with the protein MEMLSKTPGADATREKDLCPPPAPSGVVSDSLSLPSYREYPAHRPFINTLLQHTPQTRTHHLCRPSSPSKAFPETSSAEILSALRNLQEKIKRLELEKGHAELSLQTLGEDASHTHLQSDKVTQRLLKDHTDTKREISGQSNCNQVLITHLAAAESRCVKLERQLDHMRRMLRSARADRTSLLKQQVAMETAKSADQQSDTVSEHAQLEKLERLEQEYLRLTRTQNNAEMKLRELEMKLQEEEHQRKLVQDKANQLQTGLETNRILLQSVSPCLSSRQSKEKKSNSKKSSPQQSSYTQPHYRLSLRDVPFVAGTVSVGCSHSVRANVQSVLSLLKRHQPHLCNSRVLSNNANSYETGGLRHSDSSSSSLSTSGEELSELLQALQEELRLMSLEQDELMRQEEASVSDQERKELQREQERLLLKMERKGEQISKLYKHKTQIKKLRKEANSRRNSGNEVRVITTVSTRGRSKVRPGERSKRNLRLLRDMRALQTSLRT; encoded by the exons ATGGAGATGCTGTCAAAAACACCCGGTGCTGATGCTACGCGGGAGAAG GATCTCTGTCCACCACCAGCCCCCAGTGGAGTAGTATCTGACAGCCTATCACTCCCATCTTATAGAGAGTATCCTGCTCACCGTCCCTTCATCAACACACTTCTGCAGCACACACCCCAAACACGCACACATCACTTGTGTCGCCCTTCATCACCCAGTAAGGCATTCCCAGAGACCAGCAGTGCAG AGATCTTATCTGCCTTGAGGAACCTCCAGGAGAAGATCAAGAGGCTGGAGTTGGAGAAAGGACATGCAGAGCTCAGTCTACAGACTCTGGGGGAAgatgcatcacacacacatctgcagaGTGATAAAGTCACACAGAGACTCTTAAAggatcacacagacacaaaaagagaGATAAGTGGCCAGTCCAACTGCAATCAAG TGTTGATCACCCACCTGGCTGCGGCAGAGTCTCGCTGTGTGAAGCTGGAGCGACAGCTGGATCACATGAGGAGGATGTTGCGCAGTGCCAGGGCAGACAGGACCAGCCTGCTCAAACAGCAG GTTGCCATGGAGACAGCCAAGTCAGCTGATCAACAATCTGACACGGTGTCTGAGCATGCCCAGTTGGAGAAGCTGGAGCGACTGGAGCAGGAGTATCTTAGGctgacacgcacacaaaacAACGCTGAG ATGAAGCTTCGGGAGCTGGAGATGAAACTACAGGAGGAGGAGCACCAGAGAAAGCTGGTCCAGGATAAGGCCAATCAG CTACAGACAGGTTTGGAAACCAATAGAATATTGCTGCAGTCAGTGTCCCCTTGCCTGTCCAGCAGACAGTCCAAAGAGAAGAAGTCCAATTCAAAG AAATCTTCACCACAGCAGTCGTCCTACACACAGCCACACTATAGACTGAGCCTCAGAGATGTACCTTTTGTTGCTGGAACGGTA TCAGTAGGCTGCAGCCACTCCGTCAGAGCAAACGTCCAGTCAGTTTTGTCTCTCCTGAAGAGACACCAGCCACACCTCTGCAACAGCCGTGTCCTCTCTAACAACGCAAACAGCTATGAGACGGGTGGTCTCAGGCATTCAGACAGCTCCTCTTCTTCCTTGTCCACTAGCGGGGAGGAGCTATCGGAGCTGCTGCAAGCACTACAGGAGGAGCTGCGACTCATGAGCTT GGAGCAGGACGAGTTGATGAGGCAGGAGGAGGCCAGTGTTTCTGACCAGGAGAGAAAAGAACTTCAGAGGGAGCAGGAGAGGCTGCTCCTGAAaatggaaaggaaaggagagcaGATCAGTAAGCtctacaaacacaaaacacag ATAAAGAAGTTAAGAAAGGAAGCTAATTCCAGGCGCAACAGTGGGAATGAGGTGAGAGTCATTACCACAGTGTCCACTAGAGGTCGCTCTAAAGTTAGACcaggagagaggagcaagaggaaCCTGAGGCTGCTGAGGGACATGAGGGCTCTGCAGACCTCATTACGGACCTGA
- the tmprss4a gene encoding transmembrane protease serine 4a isoform X1, translated as MTNAQVPLEESTRPLNSRQEVVPRPGLHRRPMTAPKTQKDKASKTKRVLLTVVMVVVLLGILVTAGYFIKVLIESKYFFCKRSVKFIPIEKACDGKDDCAGGEDEMTCLSSFKDNTTFPVRLITEQLVLQVYSSGPGWRSVCSDDWTEQNTQTACKQLGYTYKPRNTSVPVDTLTSFLKTGPFTAIRPGTTNTPIHQATIDRSVCSSGSVVSLSCSDCGKVHGEDRIVGGTDAVIEDWPWQVSLQQEGQHTCGGSLVSPSWVVTAAHCFTGSKKELSRWSVVSGRTYMSILGGSCVDRIIVNGNYNSAQNDYDIALIRLCSPITVGVGRKPVCLPPKAFGLPADASMTVTGWGYLKENGNVSPTLQMASLLLIDPAQCSSPTVYGSIITQRMICAGFLQGGVDACQGDSGGPLVYFTSSQWHLVGVVSWGIGCARQGKPGVYSNVEEMLNWIYTVIEDNP; from the exons ATG ACGAACGCCCAGGTGCCTCTTGAGGAAAGCACTAGACCATTGAATTCCAGGCAGGAAG TGGTTCCACGGCCAGGCCTCCACAGAAGGCCCATGACGGCTCCAAAGACTCAGAAAGACAAGGCGTCTAAGACGAAGAGAGTGTTGCTGACTGTCGTAATGGTTGTGGTTTTACTTGGCATACTGGTCACTGCAGGATACTTCA TTAAGGTGCTGATTGAAAGCAAATATTTCTTCTGCAAGCGTTCAGTAAAGTTCATCCCCATAGAAAAAGCCTGTGATGGGAAAGATGACTGTGCTGGAGGAGAGGATGAAATGACATGTCTGTCAAGCTTTAAGGACAACACTACCTTTCCAG TGCGTCTCATAACAGAGCAGCTGGTCCTGCAGGTGTACAGTAGTGGCCCAGGTTGGCGGAGTGTGTGTAGCGACGACTGGACTGAGCAGAACACACAGACAGCATGTAAACAACTGGGCTACACATA TAAACCTCGTAACACCAGTGTCCCAGTGGACACCCTGACGTCTTTCCTAAAAACTGGGCCATTTACAGCTATCAGGCCTGGGACTACAAACACACCCATACATCAGGCTACCATTGACCG CAGTGTATGCAGTTCCGGATCTGTGGTATCTTTGTCTTGTTcag ACTGTGGAAAGGTGCACGGTGAGGACCGTATTGTCGGGGGTACAGATGCTGTCATTGAAGACTGGCCCTGGCAGGTTAGCCTGCAGCAGGAAGGTCAACACACATGTGGAGGCTCACTGGTGTCACCGAGTTGGGTTGTCACTGCCGCCCACTGCTTTACTGG CAGTAAAAAGGAGCTGAGTCGCTGGAGTGTGGTGTCAGGCCGGACATACATGAGCATACTGGGTGGTTCCTGTGTGGACAGGATCATAGTGAATGGAAACTACAATTCAGCACAAAACGACTACGACATTGCACTGATCAGACTCTGCAGCCCAATCACAGTGGGAG TGGGCCGCAAGCCGGTTTGTTTACCTCCTAAAGCATTTGGCCTTCCTGCCGATGCCTCCATGACTGTGACTGGCTGGGGATACCTGAAGGAAAACG GTAATGTTTCTCCTACACTTCAGATGGCCTCTCTCCTTCTGATAGACCCGGCGCAGTGTTCCAGCCCCACAGTGTATGGTAGTATCATAACCCAAAGGATGATCTGTGCTGGTTTCCTGCAGGGGGGAGTGGATGCCTGCCAG GGGGACAGTGGGGGGCCTTTGGTGTACTTCACCTCTTCTCAGTGGCATCTGGTTGGAGTGGTGAGCTGGGGCATTGGCTGTGCTCGGCAGGGAAAGCCAGGTGTCTACAGCAACGTTGAAGAGATGCTAAACTGGATTTATACGGTCATTGAG GATAACCCCTGA
- the tmprss4a gene encoding transmembrane protease serine 4a isoform X2, which translates to MTNAQVPLEESTRPLNSRQEVVPRPGLHRRPMTAPKTQKDKASKTKRVLLTVVMVVVLLGILVTAGYFIKVLIESKYFFCKRSVKFIPIEKACDGKDDCAGGEDEMTCLSSFKDNTTFPVRLITEQLVLQVYSSGPGWRSVCSDDWTEQNTQTACKQLGYTYKPRNTSVPVDTLTSFLKTGPFTAIRPGTTNTPIHQATIDRVCSSGSVVSLSCSDCGKVHGEDRIVGGTDAVIEDWPWQVSLQQEGQHTCGGSLVSPSWVVTAAHCFTGSKKELSRWSVVSGRTYMSILGGSCVDRIIVNGNYNSAQNDYDIALIRLCSPITVGVGRKPVCLPPKAFGLPADASMTVTGWGYLKENGNVSPTLQMASLLLIDPAQCSSPTVYGSIITQRMICAGFLQGGVDACQGDSGGPLVYFTSSQWHLVGVVSWGIGCARQGKPGVYSNVEEMLNWIYTVIEDNP; encoded by the exons ATG ACGAACGCCCAGGTGCCTCTTGAGGAAAGCACTAGACCATTGAATTCCAGGCAGGAAG TGGTTCCACGGCCAGGCCTCCACAGAAGGCCCATGACGGCTCCAAAGACTCAGAAAGACAAGGCGTCTAAGACGAAGAGAGTGTTGCTGACTGTCGTAATGGTTGTGGTTTTACTTGGCATACTGGTCACTGCAGGATACTTCA TTAAGGTGCTGATTGAAAGCAAATATTTCTTCTGCAAGCGTTCAGTAAAGTTCATCCCCATAGAAAAAGCCTGTGATGGGAAAGATGACTGTGCTGGAGGAGAGGATGAAATGACATGTCTGTCAAGCTTTAAGGACAACACTACCTTTCCAG TGCGTCTCATAACAGAGCAGCTGGTCCTGCAGGTGTACAGTAGTGGCCCAGGTTGGCGGAGTGTGTGTAGCGACGACTGGACTGAGCAGAACACACAGACAGCATGTAAACAACTGGGCTACACATA TAAACCTCGTAACACCAGTGTCCCAGTGGACACCCTGACGTCTTTCCTAAAAACTGGGCCATTTACAGCTATCAGGCCTGGGACTACAAACACACCCATACATCAGGCTACCATTGACCG TGTATGCAGTTCCGGATCTGTGGTATCTTTGTCTTGTTcag ACTGTGGAAAGGTGCACGGTGAGGACCGTATTGTCGGGGGTACAGATGCTGTCATTGAAGACTGGCCCTGGCAGGTTAGCCTGCAGCAGGAAGGTCAACACACATGTGGAGGCTCACTGGTGTCACCGAGTTGGGTTGTCACTGCCGCCCACTGCTTTACTGG CAGTAAAAAGGAGCTGAGTCGCTGGAGTGTGGTGTCAGGCCGGACATACATGAGCATACTGGGTGGTTCCTGTGTGGACAGGATCATAGTGAATGGAAACTACAATTCAGCACAAAACGACTACGACATTGCACTGATCAGACTCTGCAGCCCAATCACAGTGGGAG TGGGCCGCAAGCCGGTTTGTTTACCTCCTAAAGCATTTGGCCTTCCTGCCGATGCCTCCATGACTGTGACTGGCTGGGGATACCTGAAGGAAAACG GTAATGTTTCTCCTACACTTCAGATGGCCTCTCTCCTTCTGATAGACCCGGCGCAGTGTTCCAGCCCCACAGTGTATGGTAGTATCATAACCCAAAGGATGATCTGTGCTGGTTTCCTGCAGGGGGGAGTGGATGCCTGCCAG GGGGACAGTGGGGGGCCTTTGGTGTACTTCACCTCTTCTCAGTGGCATCTGGTTGGAGTGGTGAGCTGGGGCATTGGCTGTGCTCGGCAGGGAAAGCCAGGTGTCTACAGCAACGTTGAAGAGATGCTAAACTGGATTTATACGGTCATTGAG GATAACCCCTGA